In Comamonas koreensis, the genomic stretch TCGCACACGTATTTGCTGCCCGGCGCCACCTCGGCGCCCGGCAGGCTCCAATCGACTTGATCGGCGTTCAGTCGGTAGTCCACATCCTTGGTGTAGGTGGTGCCGCCTTGCGTGACGCTGTTGATTTTTACCACGCTGTTTTCTGGCAGCAGATCGGAGGCGCCCACCACCGGGCCATGGGTCAGCTCTACCGTGCGGCGGCGTTGCACCCGCACCGTGGCGGGCTTGAGCACCGGGCTACGGTTGAAGCGCACCCGCTGGGTTTCCAATGTGGCGCTGCTGTGTGGCTCGCTGCTGATCTGCATCACATCGGGCACTGCAGCAAACACCAGGCGGCGCGCGGCGCCACTGCGCACAACCACGCCGCCCACACGCGCCGCGCCCGCCGACAGGCTGAATACCTGGCGGCCTTCGACGTCATCGTCGAGCATGGTGGTTTCCATGCCCTCGATCACGTAGTAGCCGCCGCCCGTGCTTTCGCGGTCGTAGTTCTCGATGGCCTTGGTGGTGGCTGCCAGCTGCGGCGCTGCCTCTCGGGGCGTTACCACCCCGTCAATGATCTGCCACACGGGGTAGAAGTCGCCCGCCAGGCCGCTGCCTGCCTGGCCCCAGGTGCAGGTGGTGCGGGTGCGATCTGCGCCCGCCTCGCCGCGCGTGGGGCTGGCCAGTTCGTTGTCATACAGGTCAGGGTCTTGCAGCGCGGTCACCGTCTCCTGCAGCAGGTAAACGCCCACGCTGACTTCGCCCACCATGGCCACCACCAGGCTGGCTGCGGGCACGTCACGCACCTGGCCCGCCAGGTAGATTCGGCCAGCATCCAGGGTGCACGCGCCGGTGCTGCTGACTGCGCAGGCGGCGCCTGCTGCAATGTCGCCCTCGGCAAACAGCACATCGGCCACGCCGCGCAGGGCGCTCGCCGCGTTGTCCTGCACCTCGTCCAGCTCACGGGCCTGCACTGGGCGGCCCAGGCGAAATTGCAGCCCGGTGTAGTTCTTGTCGTTCATTTTCTGGTTGCTCCCCTCACAGCGGCAGGATCAGGAATTCGGCTTCTTGCTTGCGCTCGCGCGGCGATGGCTTGCGGTATTCCAGCGTGTACATGTCGCCAGGCGTTGCCACCTGGTCGGCGGTGATGTAGCGATGCCCAGGCGGCGTGTCGGGCGTTACCGTGGTGCCAAAGAACAGCGCGCATTCGCGCACGGTCTCGCCGTCCGCATCAAAGAAGCCAAAGTTCGCCTGCAGGTACAGCCACTGCGATGGCTGGGCGCTTTTCTTGTAGTAGAGGATGTTGTCGCCAACTCCTTCTGGCACCGAATACTCCCGCTCAGGGTCGGTTTCGGTGGTTGGCACCACGTATTCCACGATGGTGGCCAGGCTTCGGCCAATTTCATCCACCATCTGGCCAGCGATGGGCACGGCGGGCGGCTCCTGCCAAGCGCCATCACCTCGGCCCCACGCAAAGTAGGCGGGCATGGCCGCCAGGGCCTTGGCCAGGGCGATGCGGCCCGTGTCTTGCAAAACAATCATGTCTGTCACTCCTGAATAACAATGTTTCCACCGGCAATGTCGGTGGTCTGCCAGGTGTCGCCGTCCCACCCGCCCGTCTCCCAGGTGCGGTCTGGCACCGTGCGGGGTAGGTCGCGGCCCGCCTGGCTGGCTGCTGTTCCCAAGGGCTGGCCCAATGGCGATGCAATGGCCCCGGTAGGTGCCTGGCCGTGCAGGGTGTCGCCATAGCACGCCAGGCGCACATAGGCGGGTGCTGCGCCGCCATGCGTGGCTGCAGCAGTGCCTGCCAGAGGCCTGCGCACCGGGCTGCCCAGCCGGTAGAGGTTGAGCAAGAGCCAGTCGGTGCGGCGCATGCGGCCACCCTTGGCGGTGCTGTGGCCGCCCGGGATGCGCGCACCCGTCAGGCGCGGCGCGGTGCCGCCATTGAATGCCCCTTGGCTCACGATGATGGTGGTGCCGTCGCCCGCGTCCATGGGCGTGCCGCTGTCGGCCTGCAGCAGGCCGTGATTTAGGCCCGGGCGGCTGTTGGTGCGCAGCACGCGCCGGTCAAGGCGGTGGAACACCCGGTAAAAGCGCACATGCAGCGGCAGACTGGCCTTGACCACATGCGCCAAGTAGCGCAGGTCGGCTGCGGTGATTTCGCGGCCCGGATCGATATGCAGCAGCGCGCCGTCTTCCTCGATCTTGACCCCGCGATAGCCCAGCCAGCCCATGGCACGACGCACAGAGGCCGCGCTGCCGCGCTCACGCAGCCAGGGCAGACCCTGGGCCAGCAGCTCGCGCGGGTCGGCAAAGTAGCGGTCAAACTGGCTGAGTTGCCAATGTGCAACCACCCAAGGCTGCAGCGCATCAGGATCGGCGGCGGGCTCGGCCTCGTCGGCCAGGCTCCCCCAGTCTGCTGGGAAATTGCCGTCTACGGCGCGTTCCAGCAAGCTGGCATTGGGGGGCAGCACACTCCGGTGGCGCTGGGAGACTTTGGGGCCTGCCATGGCTATGCCACCCCCATGTCCACCAGCAGCACCTGGCCCATGGCCGGAAAGTAGCCCACCGGGATGGTGGTTACTTCGGCAGGCGCGGCACTGTCGGGGTATTCCACCCGGGCCACGCCTTCCACATGCAGCAGCGTGGTGATATAGCTGCGGCCCACCGTCGCGGACAAGTCAGCCATGCTCGCAAAGGCATTCTGCAGCCGGCTATTGAGCAGCTGCAGCAGATTGGCCGGCGCGGTGCGCGCGCGGTAGATGTTGGCCGTGATGCTGATGGCCATGGGCTGGGCCACGGCCACGGTTATGGGCACACCGAGCATGCGCCCGCCGTCGCTGTTTACCAGTGCGTCAACGGCCTGCAGGGTAACTGCTGCCTGCGCCTGGTCTACGCACCACAGCATCAGCTGCACCCTGCCAGCGGTGGGACTGGTGGCCATGGCCGCGCGCACGTTCAGGCTGGCGGTCATCGCTTGATACTCGTAGTACTCCCGCGTGCCCTGGCTGGCCAGCGCCGCAATGCGCAGCTGCACACGGGTGCGCAGCCGGGTGTCTGCCTCGCCACCCATGCGCGTGACGCCCACCATAGCCGCAAGGTGGTCAAGGTCGGCGCCCCTGGCAAAGCCCAGCAGATGGGCGCGGGCGGCGTCGTTGACGCGGCCGCGAAACACCATTTCTCGTTTGGAAAAAGCCTCCAGCAGCTTGGTCAGTGGCTCGCTCTCCAGGACCAGCACGTCGTCGATGGCGGGCAGATACGGGCGCAGCAGGTTGGCCAGCTCGGTTTTGCTGGTGGCCAGAATCGTTTCGTAGTTGAGCGCTTCGACAACATCAGGCGCGGGCAGTGTGGCCAGGTCGATCATGCGGACGCCCCCCACGCAATGGGCACCGACAGGCGCAGCGGCTGGCTTGCGCCAAAGTTGCTGTTGTAGGTGCCCAAAATCTGATACTCGGCATAGCCGGGGCGGCTTGGGTCGCGCAGGCTTTTGATCTGCTTGACTTCAATGCGCGGCTCCCAGCGCATCAGCGCCGATTGGATGGCAGAGAAAACGCGGGTCTGCGCAATCAGGTTGTCGGGCTGGTCGACCAGCGCCTGCAGCAGGCTGCCATAGTCGCGGCGCATCACCCGGCTGCCGATGGGCGTAGTCAGGATGTCCATCACCGATTGGCGCAGGTGGCTGATGGCATCCATGCGGGCGCCGGTCTGAGCGTTCATCATGCTGGCACCGGGCCTTCCGTCAATGCCTGGCCCTTTTGGACGCCCTTGTGCGGGTGGTTCACCAGGCTGATGCCCTGGGCGATCACATCGACGTTGGCAGTGATCTGGTCAGGGCCAATGCTCAGCGTGGTGCTACCGGCCTGCAGGGTGATGTTGTCCCCCTCCATGGTGATGCTGCAGCCCTCTGCCACTTCAAAGCGCACGCGCTTGTCCAGGTGCAGCAGGTGTTCACCCTTGGCGGTTTCGCTGTAGTCCTGTTTGCTGAACTGGGTGCGGCAGGTGTCAGCCTGCTTGCTGGGCGCGGCCATGCGGTCGCTGTACACGCCCAGCAGCACGCAGCCCTGGCCCATGTCGCCGCCCGTGGCCAGCACCATGCACTGCTCGCCCTTGACAGGCGGCCACCACTGGCTGCCCTTCTCGCCTGCGGCACGGCCTGTAAACCATGGCAACCAATCGGTTTCGTTGTCGCCGGTCTTGACGCGGCAGCGCGCGGCGCCCAGGTCAACAGCCGCAATCGTGCCCAGGCGCGCCACATTGGCGAGTTGGCGGGCAAGCTCTAGCGGGTTGGTGTCTGGGCTGGTGTTTGGGGGCATGCGGCCAGTGTCGGCCGCGCGCGCGCGGAAGGCCAGCAGCGGGCGCTGTGGCTGCGCCTCGCACATTTTTTGCAGCGGGTGGCCGCTACTTGCTCAGGTAGTCCAGCAGGTATTCGCGCAGCCAATCGATGTCATCTTTGCTGATTCCAATCAGCTCGCGGGCTGGGTAGTCGTAGCTTGGGCCGCCAGGGTTCACCAGATCGGTTTCGCCGTAGTGATGCACGCGGGCAATGCGCTGGGCGCGGCCCACGAACTCCACCACCGCCGCGTTGCCGCCCTCGCTGCGCGCCCGGATGTTGCGCTGCATGCGCAGCTTGGCAAACATGGGCTTGCGCTGCTGGGCCTGTTGGCGCACCTGGGCGCGCTTGCTGCGCAATGCGCCGCTGGGGGCCTTGCGCGGTTTCCAGGCGTTGCCATCGGGGTCAGTCTGGGCGCGCATGCGCTGGGTGTTGGCCGTGCGCAGCTTGCGCGCAATGTCCACCGCCAGGCGCCGGCGTGCGGTGCCGTCGAGCTTGGCCAGCAGGTGGCCGGCCCAGTCTTCAATGGCGCGAAAGTCTGCCATTGCCGCTTACTCGCAAATCACGCTGTTGTCGTTAAAGCGTCTGGTTCGGCAAGCCGCATATTCAGCGCGGGGCTTTGCATCTCGCACGCCGCAATCGTCCAACACTTCCCCTGCCCTGATGTACCACCCCTCGGCAAAGTCTCCCTCTTGCAAGGCAATGTCCAGAAGTTCGCAGTACCGCGCCGCCGTATTGGCCGGCACCACAGTACAGCCAGCCAGCAGCATGCCGGCCAACACTATGGACAGGGTGACAGCTGCCAGACCCTTGCATTTGCGGGCCAATGCACGCCACTGGCGCCTGCGCCACGCGCCGCGCACCTGCCGGCACCAGTCCCAGGCCAGGACAAAGAACGTGAATGCGTATTTCTGGATGGTTTGCATGCGGGCTCCATAGCTATAGGACAAATCGGCCTTCATCTGGCGGGGTGGGAATGTCCCATTCGGCCAGCAGTTGGTCTTTGAGCCACAGCTGCCAATGCTCGGGCAGGCGGTTGGTGCCCACCACCTGGGGCTCGGCGGGGTGGTCGCAAATCAGGCGCGTGGGGTGGCTGGGGTCGGCGGTGACAATCACGCGCTCGGTGACGGGCACACGAATGCCGATATCGGCGGCTGCGGTGTTGAGCAGCTCCACCCGAAACTGCAGGCCGCTGGCCTGGCTGGTGGGGTTGAGCAGCAGTTCAGGCTGGTGGACGCGCAGCCAGGCCATCAGCGGCACAAACAGCGCATCGGTGTGGCCAGTGAAGTCCAGCACCGCCACTTCGATGGTGTAGGCATATTCAAACGACAGGCTTTTTGCCATCGTGCCCACCGCCCGGCCCGAGGTGGCCACCACTTCGAGATTTTCGGGGTTGGCCTTGAGGTCAGGGACTGCGGCCTCGATAAGGGTGCGCAGGCTTTGCAGCTTCCACATGCTATTCGTCCTTGGGTGGGCCGGCGTTAATCATGTCCGCTACGGTTTGGTAGGCTCTTTCGCAGGCCAGGCCTCGGACTCGGCATTGGTCAGCCTGGCCCGCGTAGATTCCCGCTCGTTCATCAAGTCTTGCGTGCAGGTCGGCAAGCACTCCGATGGCGGCGGCAGTTGCTTGGCGCTCGCCGTCAGTGCTGGCACGCCTGGCCACACCTTGCCAATAACCGATGCTGTCGGTGTAGGTTCGCTGGTCGCGCAAGCGGCTAGTGCGCTCGCGGCCAGCAAGATCAGACAGCGCCTCAATCTTTGCATTGGTTTCCCCTTCTTGCGTTTGAATCTGTTGCGCGAGCGCGCGGCCCGCAGTGTCCACGGCTGCGCGGTAGCGGTCGAGCGCTTCATAGGCCTTGGCATTGGACTGCGCGATGCCGGTCAGCGTGTCGGCGTGCTGCAGCCGCAGCTTGCTGATGCGGTTTTGCTGCACCAGGCCCACCACCAGGACCAGCACTACCAGCCCGGCCACGATGGCCGCCTTGGATAGATCCAGCATTCCGCGTTGTTGCTTCATGGCTTGAGGTCTTTCAGGCACATGGCCATTTCTCGATCACGGCGCAAGGCCAGGCCGCGCAGCTTGCGCCCCTTGGCCATTGCCCAATTCGGCAGTTGGCGACAAGCGGCAGCCACATCGCCCGCGCGCAGCAGGCGCAGCATGGTGCTGTAAGTGCCTTTTTCCAGGTAGACAAAGCCATCCTTCACACCTGGCGCACCCGGGCCGGTGTTGTAGATGAATGAGAGGAACGCGGCCACGCTGGTGGCCGGCATGCTGTCGCGCACCTCAGCAGGCACCCAGCGCTCAAAAATCTGCCAGGCTTCTTGTATGCCCTGCAGGGTGAGTGCATCGCATTCGGCATTCGTGGCCACATCGCCCAGCTTTACGCCGCGCGTCCAGCCCTCGCAAATGGTGGGGATGGCCACCGGGTCGAGGTAGGCAGGCAGCACCCGGCCCTCGTCCACCGGCAAGGTGGTGAGCAGGATGGCCGCAACGGCGCCCGCCACAGCGGTGGCGCCCTTGGCAATGATGGTGTTCTTGGGAACGTATGGCAGGGGTCTAGTCATCGGCCAGCCCCCCGAAGTCGGTAGAGGCATTGCCAGGGTGGCGCTGAATCTGAATCGCACGCTCGCGCCAGTTCTGGCCAAAGGTGCTCACCATCTTTTCTTCGCCGTGCTTCTCCAGCATTTCCATCACCCATGCCATGCGGTTGCGTTCTTCGGCCCGGTCGCTGCGGCGCTTCTCCGCCTGCTTGGCTTTCACGCCTTGGCGCTGCGCCCAGATGGAAACCAGGCCGGTGGCCACCGTCATAGCTGCGCCGATAATCAAAAGCACTGTGTCCACCGTGATAGTTGGAAACCACGCCGGCACCACATTGGCGTCAGTCGCGGCCTTCGCCGCACCGCCCGCAGTCGTGAGGCTGCCAAAAACATAGGTTGCGCCTGCGCTGATGCGCCCTACAACAAACGTGCGGCTTTCAACCCAAAGGGCCTTGATGTTCATTTTTTAGGCCCCTTCCAGCTCCATGCCGTCCATGTGCATGTGGCAAAGCGGTCGATAGTGTTTGCGTTCAGGACTTCAAACCCGTAGTTCTCGGTCTTGGTGCCGCCCCACAGCTTGCTGGTGCGCACCAGCTGCCAGACGCCACCGGCGCAGGCCACGCGGATGCCCATCACCTGGCGGCCGATATCGGGGTTGCCCCATTCGCCATCCAGCACCGGCAGCCCAGCGCGATAGGCGATGCCATCCAGGGGCTGCCCCCACTTCTTGGCCAGCCAGCCGCAGCGGTTGCGGATGCCGTTGAAATTCCAGCGCGGCAAGAAGCTGCGCGGGCTGTACGGCGGCCAGTAGCTCACATGCTGGCCATCGTCATGCACCACATCTTCGTCGGGCGCGGGCATGCGCACATGCCGCCCATCGATCAGCGCCCAGTCAGAGCGGTCCCCGTTGATACTGATGTTGTTGTCGTACCAGCGCAGCCAGCGCGGCAGCTGCTCGGCCTTGCGGGGCAGCAGTGCAGCGATGAACAGCCACACGATGGGCGCAGTGAGGCCCAGCCAAAAGCGGATCAATGCAGGCTTGCGCGCGCTTTGCAGGCTGGCCAGCGCCTGGGCGTGCAGCTCAGCGGGCACACCGGCTTCGGTCAAATAGGTTTGCAGCTTGTTCATGGTGTTGTCAGTCCCAAAGGTTGATGCGGTCTTGCACGGGCTGCACGGCCTTGACCAGGCGCACGGGCATGCCCATGGGGATATCCATGGCCACCTTGGCCAGGCCCGGGTTGGCGGCAAGCGTGGCCTCTACGTGGCCCGCTGTGCTGCCCAGGTGGCGATTGACCAGCGCATCGAGCACATCGTTTTGCAGCGCCCGCACGGTGATGGTGTTTTGCACGCCGGTCATAGCAGCTCGGCAATCACGCGGGGCAAGCCCTGCAGGTCGGCAATGGCGTGGCGGGTGCGGGTGTCAAGGCTGTCTTGCCGGATCTCCAGCGCGCTGCGCACCCGGCTTTCTTTGCCCGCGCCATCTGGCAGCGTGTCAATGTCGCGGTATGCGCTGGCCAGCTGCGACTGCACATGCGATTGGATGGCCCGCAGATAGTGCTTGAGCTTCACGCTCTGGCCGCCCAGCTGGGTGGCAGGCACATCAGCCAGGCTGGTATAACCCAGCACCACCTGGGCCGCCTGCCAGTCGGCCAGCTCTCTGTTGACGCTGAGCATGGCCTCTTCCACGGCCAGCAGCAGGCGGGGCGGCGTCACGGTGCCATCGAGCCTGGCGTCTTCGCGCAGCTTCTCGCAGTTCACATCGGGCCACCAGCCGTCATTGGCCACCGATGGCTCGGCGCCCTTGATAGGCGGGTTGGCGACAGCGACAAATGGCGAATTCACAGCGTCAGGCTTTCAGGGTGTTAGGTGTGGCGGTGGCCCAGGGCATCAGGCGTTGGCAAATCAATGCTGCCTTTGCCCTGGGGCCGCCACGGCTCGCGGGGTGCGACTGGTGCGGCGATTGGGGCGCTACTTTTTAAGGCGCGCTTCCAATCGCTCAATGTCTTTTTTGACGCCTGCGCGCTGTGGATCAAGCTCCATGGCGCGTTGCAGGTACGGAAGGGCTGCGCTGCACACCTGCAGCGTGCGGCCCTTGGCATCCATGGCGATGTCCTGGCTGTTGGTCTTGCCCAGCAGCGCCCAGCCTGCGGCCTTGTTCAGCTTGGCCTTGATCTGGTCATGCATGTCGGCCTCGGCGGTCAGCTCCAGCACGCGCTGGGTGACAGATACGGCCTCGGGGCCAGCAAGACGGCCAGCCAGTACGGCTTCGGCGATTTCC encodes the following:
- a CDS encoding lysozyme, with product MTRPLPYVPKNTIIAKGATAVAGAVAAILLTTLPVDEGRVLPAYLDPVAIPTICEGWTRGVKLGDVATNAECDALTLQGIQEAWQIFERWVPAEVRDSMPATSVAAFLSFIYNTGPGAPGVKDGFVYLEKGTYSTMLRLLRAGDVAAACRQLPNWAMAKGRKLRGLALRRDREMAMCLKDLKP
- a CDS encoding GPW/gp25 family protein, which translates into the protein MNAQTGARMDAISHLRQSVMDILTTPIGSRVMRRDYGSLLQALVDQPDNLIAQTRVFSAIQSALMRWEPRIEVKQIKSLRDPSRPGYAEYQILGTYNSNFGASQPLRLSVPIAWGASA
- a CDS encoding DUF2514 family protein; this encodes MKQQRGMLDLSKAAIVAGLVVLVLVVGLVQQNRISKLRLQHADTLTGIAQSNAKAYEALDRYRAAVDTAGRALAQQIQTQEGETNAKIEALSDLAGRERTSRLRDQRTYTDSIGYWQGVARRASTDGERQATAAAIGVLADLHARLDERAGIYAGQADQCRVRGLACERAYQTVADMINAGPPKDE
- a CDS encoding phage baseplate assembly protein V — protein: MPPNTSPDTNPLELARQLANVARLGTIAAVDLGAARCRVKTGDNETDWLPWFTGRAAGEKGSQWWPPVKGEQCMVLATGGDMGQGCVLLGVYSDRMAAPSKQADTCRTQFSKQDYSETAKGEHLLHLDKRVRFEVAEGCSITMEGDNITLQAGSTTLSIGPDQITANVDVIAQGISLVNHPHKGVQKGQALTEGPVPA
- a CDS encoding phage tail protein, translated to MWKLQSLRTLIEAAVPDLKANPENLEVVATSGRAVGTMAKSLSFEYAYTIEVAVLDFTGHTDALFVPLMAWLRVHQPELLLNPTSQASGLQFRVELLNTAAADIGIRVPVTERVIVTADPSHPTRLICDHPAEPQVVGTNRLPEHWQLWLKDQLLAEWDIPTPPDEGRFVL
- a CDS encoding tail protein X — protein: MTGVQNTITVRALQNDVLDALVNRHLGSTAGHVEATLAANPGLAKVAMDIPMGMPVRLVKAVQPVQDRINLWD
- a CDS encoding phage tail protein, translated to MAGPKVSQRHRSVLPPNASLLERAVDGNFPADWGSLADEAEPAADPDALQPWVVAHWQLSQFDRYFADPRELLAQGLPWLRERGSAASVRRAMGWLGYRGVKIEEDGALLHIDPGREITAADLRYLAHVVKASLPLHVRFYRVFHRLDRRVLRTNSRPGLNHGLLQADSGTPMDAGDGTTIIVSQGAFNGGTAPRLTGARIPGGHSTAKGGRMRRTDWLLLNLYRLGSPVRRPLAGTAAATHGGAAPAYVRLACYGDTLHGQAPTGAIASPLGQPLGTAASQAGRDLPRTVPDRTWETGGWDGDTWQTTDIAGGNIVIQE
- a CDS encoding baseplate J/gp47 family protein; this encodes MIDLATLPAPDVVEALNYETILATSKTELANLLRPYLPAIDDVLVLESEPLTKLLEAFSKREMVFRGRVNDAARAHLLGFARGADLDHLAAMVGVTRMGGEADTRLRTRVQLRIAALASQGTREYYEYQAMTASLNVRAAMATSPTAGRVQLMLWCVDQAQAAVTLQAVDALVNSDGGRMLGVPITVAVAQPMAISITANIYRARTAPANLLQLLNSRLQNAFASMADLSATVGRSYITTLLHVEGVARVEYPDSAAPAEVTTIPVGYFPAMGQVLLVDMGVA
- a CDS encoding head completion/stabilization protein → MNSPFVAVANPPIKGAEPSVANDGWWPDVNCEKLREDARLDGTVTPPRLLLAVEEAMLSVNRELADWQAAQVVLGYTSLADVPATQLGGQSVKLKHYLRAIQSHVQSQLASAYRDIDTLPDGAGKESRVRSALEIRQDSLDTRTRHAIADLQGLPRVIAELL
- a CDS encoding phage virion morphogenesis protein — translated: MADFRAIEDWAGHLLAKLDGTARRRLAVDIARKLRTANTQRMRAQTDPDGNAWKPRKAPSGALRSKRAQVRQQAQQRKPMFAKLRMQRNIRARSEGGNAAVVEFVGRAQRIARVHHYGETDLVNPGGPSYDYPARELIGISKDDIDWLREYLLDYLSK